One window of Ziziphus jujuba cultivar Dongzao chromosome 5, ASM3175591v1 genomic DNA carries:
- the LOC107416055 gene encoding probable cellulose synthase A catalytic subunit 3 [UDP-forming] isoform X1, translating into MEASAGLVAGSHNRNELVVIRRDGESAPKPLQQLRGQICQICGDDVGLNSEGELFVACNECAFPICHTCYEYERREGNQVCPQCKTSFKRLKGCARVDGDEEEDDIDDVDNEFNFDASKSNKHDMQQHHALAATDAMLHGHMSYGRASSDSHYHHHHHHVLHPLPQLPLLTNGQMVDDIPPDQHALVPSFMGGGGGGGGKRIHPLPFSDSGLQVQPPRSMDPSKDLAAYGYGSVAWKERMELWKQKQEKLMTKNENSGRGWDNDGDCPDLPLMDEARQPLSRKLPIPSSQINPYRMIIIIRLVVLGFFFHYRVMHPVNDAYALWLVSVICEIWFALSWILDQFPKWLPIDRETYLDRLSLRYEKKGQSSQLSSVDIFVSTVDPLKEPPLVTANTVLSILAVDYPVDKVSCYVSDDGAAMLTFEALSETSEFARKWVPFCKKFNIEPRAPEWYFAQKIDYLKDKVLPSFVKERRAMKREYEEFKVRINALVAKAQKVPEEGWTMQDGTLWPGNNVRDHPGMIQVFLGQSGGHDADGNELPRLVYVSREKRPGFNHHKKAGAMNALVRVSAVLTNAPYLLNLDCDHYINNSKALREAMCFMMDPLLGKRVCYVQFPQRFDGIDRHDRYANRNTVFFDINMKGLDGIQGPIYVGTGCVFRRQAFYGYDAPKTKKPPTRTCNCWPKWCCCGCCCSGKRKKKKSNNKPKNDMKNINSKKGDLPVCAFEGIEEGIEGTEGENLGLMPKHKLEKKFGQSPVFVASTLLDDGGTLKSASPASLLKEAIHVISCGYEDKTEWGKEVGWIYGSVTEDILTGFKMHCHGWRSIYCIPDMPAFKGSAPINLSDRLHQVLRWALGSVEIFLSRHCPLWYGYGGGLKWLERFSYINATIYPWTSIPLLAYCTLPAVCLLTGKFITPELSNVASLWFLSLFICIFATSILEMRWSGVGIDEWWRNEQFWVIGGVSAHLFAVFQGLLKVLAGVDTNFTVTSKAGDDEEFSELYAFKWTTLLIPPTTLLIINLIGVVAGVSNAINNGYESWGPLFGKLFFAFWVIVHLYPFLKGLLGRQNRTPTIIIVWSILLASIFSLLWVRIDPFLAKADGPLLEECGLDCN; encoded by the exons ATGGAGGCGAGTGCCGGTTTAGTAGCAGGCTCCCACAATAGAAATGAGCTAGTCGTCATCCGCCGTGACGGCGAATCTGCc CCGAAACCTCTGCAGCAATTGCGCGGCCAAATATGTCAGATTTGTGGAGACGATGTGGGGCTAAATTCAGAAGGAGAGCTATTCGTTGCTTGCAACGAGTGTGCTTTTCCCATTTGCCATACTTGCTACGAGTACGAGCGCCGAGAGGGAAACCAAGTTTGCCCCCAGTGCAAAACCAGTTTCAAACGCCTTAAGG GGTGCGCCAGAGTGGACGGcgatgaagaagaagacgacATCGATGACGTGGATAACGAGTTCAATTTTGACGCAAGTAAGAGCAACAAACACGATATGCAGCAGCACCATGCTCTCGCTGCCACCGACGCAATGCTTCACGGCCACATGAGCTATGGCCGTGCCTCCTCTGACTCCCattaccatcatcatcatcatcatgtccTTCATCCTTTGCCCCAACTTCCTCTTCTTACCAACGGTCAAATG GTTGATGATATACCTCCTGATCAACATGCCTTGGTCCCTTCTTTCATGGGAGGGGGAGGCGGAGGTGGCGGCAAAAGGATTCACCCCCTTCCTTTCTCAGATTCAGGCCTTCAAG TGCAACCCCCCAGATCTATGGATCCTTCCAAAGACCTGGCTGCTTATGGCTATGGAAGTGTTGCTTGGAAGGAAAGAATGGAGCTTTGGAAGCAAAAACAAGAGAAATTGATGACCAAGAATGAAAACAGTGGCAGAGGTTGGGACAATGATGGCGATTGCCCTGATTTACCACT AATGGATGAGGCAAGACAGCCCTTGTCCAGAAAGTTGCCCATTCCATCAAGCCAAATCAACCCTTACCGAATGATCATCATAATTCGACTTGTAGTTCTTGGATTCTTCTTCCACTACCGAGTCATGCATCCTGTGAACGATGCATATGCATTGTGGCTTGTATCAGTAATATGTGAGATTTGGTTTGCTCTCTCATGGATTCTTGACCAGTTTCCAAAGTGGCTTCCTATTGACAGGGAAACTTACCTAGATAGGCTGTCCCTGAG ATATGAGAAGAAAGGCCAGTCTTCTCAACTTTCTTCTGTAGATATATTTGTCAGTACAGTTGATCCATTGAAAGAACCTCCTCTGGTGACTGCAAATACAGTTCTTTCCATTCTTGCAGTGGATTACCCAGTAGACAAGGTCTCGTGTTATGTTTCTGATGACGGTGCTGCTATGCTTACATTTGAGGCACTATCAGAAACATCCGAATTTGCTAGGAAGTGGGTCCCTTTCTGCAAAAAGTTTAACATTGAGCCACGTGCACCTGAATGGTATTTTGCTCAGAAGATAGATTACCTCAAAGATAAAGTGCTTCCATCCTTTGTGAAGGAGCGGAGAGCAATGAAG AGAGAATACGAAGAGTTTAAAGTTCGAATCAATGCTTTGGTTGCCAAGGCTCAGAAGGTCCCAGAAGAAGGGTGGACAATGCAAGATGGGACTCTATGGCCTGGAAATAATGTTCGTGACCATCCTGGAATGATTCAG GTGTTTCTTGGCCAAAGCGGAGGACATGACGCAGACGGCAATGAATTACCACGCCTGGTGTATGTTTCTAGAGAAAAGAGACCTGGGTTTAACCACCACAAAAAGGCTGGAGCAATGAATGCTCTA GTCAGAGTCTCTGCTGTGCTCACAAATGCTCCTTATCTATTGAACTTGGATTGTGATCACTATATCAATAACAGTAAAGCTCTTAGAGAGGCTATGTGTTTCATGATGGATCCATTACTAGGAAAAAGAGTGTGCTATGTTCAATTCCCCCAAAGGTTTGATGGTATCGACAGGCATGATCGATATGCCAACCGAAATACAGTATTCTTTGAT ATTAACATGAAAGGTTTGGATGGGATCCAAGGACCCATTTATGTTGGGACCGGTTGTGTCTTCAGAAGGCAGGCTTTCTATGGTTATGACgctccaaaaacaaaaaagccacCAACCAGGACATGCAATTGCTGGCCAAAATGGTGTTGTTGTGGATGCTGTTGTTCTGgcaagaggaagaagaagaagagcaacAACAAACCTAAGAACGATATGAAGAATATAAATTCCAAGAAGGGAGATCTCCCTGTGTGTGCTTTTGAGGGTATTGAAGAGGGCATTGAAG GGACTGAAGGTGAAAATTTAGGTCTGATGCCTAAGCATAAGTTGGAAAAAAAGTTTGGGCAGTCCCCTGTGTTTGTTGCGTCCACCCTGCTGGACGATGGTGGGACTCTGAAAAGTGCTAGTCCAGCCTCTCTGCTTAAAGAAGCCATCCATGTTATCAGTTGTGGGTATGAAGATAAAACAGAATGGGGAAAAGAG GTTGGCTGGATCTATGGTTCAGTGACAGAGGATATCTTGACAGGGTTTAAAATGCACTGTCATGGGTGGAGATCCATATATTGTATCCCTGACATGCCAGCATTCAAAGGTTCTGCACCCATTAATCTTTCTGATCGTCTGCACCAAGTCCTTCGATGGGCACTTGGATCTGTTGAAATATTCCTGAGCAGGCATTGCCCTCTTTGGTATGGATATGGAGGGGGTTTGAAGTGGCTAGAGCGTTTCTCATATATAAATGCTACCATATATCCATGGACATCAATTCCTTTGCTGGCTTATTGTACTCTACCTGCTGTGTGCTTGCTCACTGGGAAATTTATCACTCCAGAG CTTAGCAACGTTGCCAGCCTGTGGTTTCTGTCGCTTTTCATCTGTATTTTCGCAACGAGTATTCTGGAAATGAGATGGAGTGGAGTTGGTATTGACGAATGGTGGAGAAATGAGCAGTTTTGGGTGATTGGTGGGGTTTCAGCGCATTTGTTCGCAGTCTTCCAGGGGCTCTTAAAGGTTTTAGCCGGTGTTGATACGAACTTCACTGTGACATCAAAAGCAGGGGATGACGAAGAGTTCTCGGAGCTGTATGCGTTTAAATGGACCACACTGCTCATCCCACCGACCACACTGCTCATAATAAACCTGATTGGAGTGGTTGCCGGAGTTTCAAATGCAATAAACAACGGCTACGAGTCATGGGGGCCACTGTTTGGTAAGCTCTTCTTCGCTTTCTGGGTGATAGTTCACCTATACCCTTTCTTGAAGGGTCTGCTGGGCAGGCAAAACAGGACTCCCACGATCATCATTGTCTGGTCCATTCTGCTCGCTTCCATATTCTCGCTTCTGTGGGTTCGGATTGACCCATTTTTGGCGAAGGCAGATGGCCCACTCTTGGAGGAATGTGGATTGGATTGTAATTAG
- the LOC107416055 gene encoding probable cellulose synthase A catalytic subunit 3 [UDP-forming] isoform X2, with product MEASAGLVAGSHNRNELVVIRRDGESAPKPLQQLRGQICQICGDDVGLNSEGELFVACNECAFPICHTCYEYERREGNQVCPQCKTSFKRLKGCARVDGDEEEDDIDDVDNEFNFDASKSNKHDMQQHHALAATDAMLHGHMSYGRASSDSHYHHHHHHVLHPLPQLPLLTNGQMVDDIPPDQHALVPSFMGGGGGGGGKRIHPLPFSDSGLQVQPPRSMDPSKDLAAYGYGSVAWKERMELWKQKQEKLMTKNENSGRGWDNDGDCPDLPLETYLDRLSLRYEKKGQSSQLSSVDIFVSTVDPLKEPPLVTANTVLSILAVDYPVDKVSCYVSDDGAAMLTFEALSETSEFARKWVPFCKKFNIEPRAPEWYFAQKIDYLKDKVLPSFVKERRAMKREYEEFKVRINALVAKAQKVPEEGWTMQDGTLWPGNNVRDHPGMIQVFLGQSGGHDADGNELPRLVYVSREKRPGFNHHKKAGAMNALVRVSAVLTNAPYLLNLDCDHYINNSKALREAMCFMMDPLLGKRVCYVQFPQRFDGIDRHDRYANRNTVFFDINMKGLDGIQGPIYVGTGCVFRRQAFYGYDAPKTKKPPTRTCNCWPKWCCCGCCCSGKRKKKKSNNKPKNDMKNINSKKGDLPVCAFEGIEEGIEGTEGENLGLMPKHKLEKKFGQSPVFVASTLLDDGGTLKSASPASLLKEAIHVISCGYEDKTEWGKEVGWIYGSVTEDILTGFKMHCHGWRSIYCIPDMPAFKGSAPINLSDRLHQVLRWALGSVEIFLSRHCPLWYGYGGGLKWLERFSYINATIYPWTSIPLLAYCTLPAVCLLTGKFITPELSNVASLWFLSLFICIFATSILEMRWSGVGIDEWWRNEQFWVIGGVSAHLFAVFQGLLKVLAGVDTNFTVTSKAGDDEEFSELYAFKWTTLLIPPTTLLIINLIGVVAGVSNAINNGYESWGPLFGKLFFAFWVIVHLYPFLKGLLGRQNRTPTIIIVWSILLASIFSLLWVRIDPFLAKADGPLLEECGLDCN from the exons ATGGAGGCGAGTGCCGGTTTAGTAGCAGGCTCCCACAATAGAAATGAGCTAGTCGTCATCCGCCGTGACGGCGAATCTGCc CCGAAACCTCTGCAGCAATTGCGCGGCCAAATATGTCAGATTTGTGGAGACGATGTGGGGCTAAATTCAGAAGGAGAGCTATTCGTTGCTTGCAACGAGTGTGCTTTTCCCATTTGCCATACTTGCTACGAGTACGAGCGCCGAGAGGGAAACCAAGTTTGCCCCCAGTGCAAAACCAGTTTCAAACGCCTTAAGG GGTGCGCCAGAGTGGACGGcgatgaagaagaagacgacATCGATGACGTGGATAACGAGTTCAATTTTGACGCAAGTAAGAGCAACAAACACGATATGCAGCAGCACCATGCTCTCGCTGCCACCGACGCAATGCTTCACGGCCACATGAGCTATGGCCGTGCCTCCTCTGACTCCCattaccatcatcatcatcatcatgtccTTCATCCTTTGCCCCAACTTCCTCTTCTTACCAACGGTCAAATG GTTGATGATATACCTCCTGATCAACATGCCTTGGTCCCTTCTTTCATGGGAGGGGGAGGCGGAGGTGGCGGCAAAAGGATTCACCCCCTTCCTTTCTCAGATTCAGGCCTTCAAG TGCAACCCCCCAGATCTATGGATCCTTCCAAAGACCTGGCTGCTTATGGCTATGGAAGTGTTGCTTGGAAGGAAAGAATGGAGCTTTGGAAGCAAAAACAAGAGAAATTGATGACCAAGAATGAAAACAGTGGCAGAGGTTGGGACAATGATGGCGATTGCCCTGATTTACCACT GGAAACTTACCTAGATAGGCTGTCCCTGAG ATATGAGAAGAAAGGCCAGTCTTCTCAACTTTCTTCTGTAGATATATTTGTCAGTACAGTTGATCCATTGAAAGAACCTCCTCTGGTGACTGCAAATACAGTTCTTTCCATTCTTGCAGTGGATTACCCAGTAGACAAGGTCTCGTGTTATGTTTCTGATGACGGTGCTGCTATGCTTACATTTGAGGCACTATCAGAAACATCCGAATTTGCTAGGAAGTGGGTCCCTTTCTGCAAAAAGTTTAACATTGAGCCACGTGCACCTGAATGGTATTTTGCTCAGAAGATAGATTACCTCAAAGATAAAGTGCTTCCATCCTTTGTGAAGGAGCGGAGAGCAATGAAG AGAGAATACGAAGAGTTTAAAGTTCGAATCAATGCTTTGGTTGCCAAGGCTCAGAAGGTCCCAGAAGAAGGGTGGACAATGCAAGATGGGACTCTATGGCCTGGAAATAATGTTCGTGACCATCCTGGAATGATTCAG GTGTTTCTTGGCCAAAGCGGAGGACATGACGCAGACGGCAATGAATTACCACGCCTGGTGTATGTTTCTAGAGAAAAGAGACCTGGGTTTAACCACCACAAAAAGGCTGGAGCAATGAATGCTCTA GTCAGAGTCTCTGCTGTGCTCACAAATGCTCCTTATCTATTGAACTTGGATTGTGATCACTATATCAATAACAGTAAAGCTCTTAGAGAGGCTATGTGTTTCATGATGGATCCATTACTAGGAAAAAGAGTGTGCTATGTTCAATTCCCCCAAAGGTTTGATGGTATCGACAGGCATGATCGATATGCCAACCGAAATACAGTATTCTTTGAT ATTAACATGAAAGGTTTGGATGGGATCCAAGGACCCATTTATGTTGGGACCGGTTGTGTCTTCAGAAGGCAGGCTTTCTATGGTTATGACgctccaaaaacaaaaaagccacCAACCAGGACATGCAATTGCTGGCCAAAATGGTGTTGTTGTGGATGCTGTTGTTCTGgcaagaggaagaagaagaagagcaacAACAAACCTAAGAACGATATGAAGAATATAAATTCCAAGAAGGGAGATCTCCCTGTGTGTGCTTTTGAGGGTATTGAAGAGGGCATTGAAG GGACTGAAGGTGAAAATTTAGGTCTGATGCCTAAGCATAAGTTGGAAAAAAAGTTTGGGCAGTCCCCTGTGTTTGTTGCGTCCACCCTGCTGGACGATGGTGGGACTCTGAAAAGTGCTAGTCCAGCCTCTCTGCTTAAAGAAGCCATCCATGTTATCAGTTGTGGGTATGAAGATAAAACAGAATGGGGAAAAGAG GTTGGCTGGATCTATGGTTCAGTGACAGAGGATATCTTGACAGGGTTTAAAATGCACTGTCATGGGTGGAGATCCATATATTGTATCCCTGACATGCCAGCATTCAAAGGTTCTGCACCCATTAATCTTTCTGATCGTCTGCACCAAGTCCTTCGATGGGCACTTGGATCTGTTGAAATATTCCTGAGCAGGCATTGCCCTCTTTGGTATGGATATGGAGGGGGTTTGAAGTGGCTAGAGCGTTTCTCATATATAAATGCTACCATATATCCATGGACATCAATTCCTTTGCTGGCTTATTGTACTCTACCTGCTGTGTGCTTGCTCACTGGGAAATTTATCACTCCAGAG CTTAGCAACGTTGCCAGCCTGTGGTTTCTGTCGCTTTTCATCTGTATTTTCGCAACGAGTATTCTGGAAATGAGATGGAGTGGAGTTGGTATTGACGAATGGTGGAGAAATGAGCAGTTTTGGGTGATTGGTGGGGTTTCAGCGCATTTGTTCGCAGTCTTCCAGGGGCTCTTAAAGGTTTTAGCCGGTGTTGATACGAACTTCACTGTGACATCAAAAGCAGGGGATGACGAAGAGTTCTCGGAGCTGTATGCGTTTAAATGGACCACACTGCTCATCCCACCGACCACACTGCTCATAATAAACCTGATTGGAGTGGTTGCCGGAGTTTCAAATGCAATAAACAACGGCTACGAGTCATGGGGGCCACTGTTTGGTAAGCTCTTCTTCGCTTTCTGGGTGATAGTTCACCTATACCCTTTCTTGAAGGGTCTGCTGGGCAGGCAAAACAGGACTCCCACGATCATCATTGTCTGGTCCATTCTGCTCGCTTCCATATTCTCGCTTCTGTGGGTTCGGATTGACCCATTTTTGGCGAAGGCAGATGGCCCACTCTTGGAGGAATGTGGATTGGATTGTAATTAG
- the LOC107416055 gene encoding probable cellulose synthase A catalytic subunit 3 [UDP-forming] isoform X3, with translation MEASAGLVAGSHNRNELVVIRRDGESAPKPLQQLRGQICQICGDDVGLNSEGELFVACNECAFPICHTCYEYERREGNQVCPQCKTSFKRLKGCARVDGDEEEDDIDDVDNEFNFDASKSNKHDMQQHHALAATDAMLHGHMSYGRASSDSHYHHHHHHVLHPLPQLPLLTNGQMVDDIPPDQHALVPSFMGGGGGGGGKRIHPLPFSDSGLQVQPPRSMDPSKDLAAYGYGSVAWKERMELWKQKQEKLMTKNENSGRGWDNDGDCPDLPLMDEARQPLSRKLPIPSSQINPYRMIIIIRLVVLGFFFHYRVMHPVNDAYALWLVSVICEIWFALSWILDQFPKWLPIDRETYLDRLSLRYEKKGQSSQLSSVDIFVSTVDPLKEPPLVTANTVLSILAVDYPVDKVSCYVSDDGAAMLTFEALSETSEFARKWVPFCKKFNIEPRAPEWYFAQKIDYLKDKVLPSFVKERRAMKREYEEFKVRINALVAKAQKVPEEGWTMQDGTLWPGNNVRDHPGMIQVFLGQSGGHDADGNELPRLVYVSREKRPGFNHHKKAGAMNALVRVSAVLTNAPYLLNLDCDHYINNSKALREAMCFMMDPLLGKRVCYVQFPQRFDGIDRHDRYANRNTVFFDINMKGLDGIQGPIYVGTGCVFRRQAFYGYDAPKTKKPPTRTCNCWPKWCCCGCCCSGKRKKKKSNNKPKNDMKNINSKKGDLPVCAFEGIEEGIEGTEGENLGLMPKHKLEKKFGQSPVFVASTLLDDGGTLKSASPASLLKEAIHVISCGYEDKTEWGKEDLLYLILQVCSSNPGWLDLWFSDRGYLDRV, from the exons ATGGAGGCGAGTGCCGGTTTAGTAGCAGGCTCCCACAATAGAAATGAGCTAGTCGTCATCCGCCGTGACGGCGAATCTGCc CCGAAACCTCTGCAGCAATTGCGCGGCCAAATATGTCAGATTTGTGGAGACGATGTGGGGCTAAATTCAGAAGGAGAGCTATTCGTTGCTTGCAACGAGTGTGCTTTTCCCATTTGCCATACTTGCTACGAGTACGAGCGCCGAGAGGGAAACCAAGTTTGCCCCCAGTGCAAAACCAGTTTCAAACGCCTTAAGG GGTGCGCCAGAGTGGACGGcgatgaagaagaagacgacATCGATGACGTGGATAACGAGTTCAATTTTGACGCAAGTAAGAGCAACAAACACGATATGCAGCAGCACCATGCTCTCGCTGCCACCGACGCAATGCTTCACGGCCACATGAGCTATGGCCGTGCCTCCTCTGACTCCCattaccatcatcatcatcatcatgtccTTCATCCTTTGCCCCAACTTCCTCTTCTTACCAACGGTCAAATG GTTGATGATATACCTCCTGATCAACATGCCTTGGTCCCTTCTTTCATGGGAGGGGGAGGCGGAGGTGGCGGCAAAAGGATTCACCCCCTTCCTTTCTCAGATTCAGGCCTTCAAG TGCAACCCCCCAGATCTATGGATCCTTCCAAAGACCTGGCTGCTTATGGCTATGGAAGTGTTGCTTGGAAGGAAAGAATGGAGCTTTGGAAGCAAAAACAAGAGAAATTGATGACCAAGAATGAAAACAGTGGCAGAGGTTGGGACAATGATGGCGATTGCCCTGATTTACCACT AATGGATGAGGCAAGACAGCCCTTGTCCAGAAAGTTGCCCATTCCATCAAGCCAAATCAACCCTTACCGAATGATCATCATAATTCGACTTGTAGTTCTTGGATTCTTCTTCCACTACCGAGTCATGCATCCTGTGAACGATGCATATGCATTGTGGCTTGTATCAGTAATATGTGAGATTTGGTTTGCTCTCTCATGGATTCTTGACCAGTTTCCAAAGTGGCTTCCTATTGACAGGGAAACTTACCTAGATAGGCTGTCCCTGAG ATATGAGAAGAAAGGCCAGTCTTCTCAACTTTCTTCTGTAGATATATTTGTCAGTACAGTTGATCCATTGAAAGAACCTCCTCTGGTGACTGCAAATACAGTTCTTTCCATTCTTGCAGTGGATTACCCAGTAGACAAGGTCTCGTGTTATGTTTCTGATGACGGTGCTGCTATGCTTACATTTGAGGCACTATCAGAAACATCCGAATTTGCTAGGAAGTGGGTCCCTTTCTGCAAAAAGTTTAACATTGAGCCACGTGCACCTGAATGGTATTTTGCTCAGAAGATAGATTACCTCAAAGATAAAGTGCTTCCATCCTTTGTGAAGGAGCGGAGAGCAATGAAG AGAGAATACGAAGAGTTTAAAGTTCGAATCAATGCTTTGGTTGCCAAGGCTCAGAAGGTCCCAGAAGAAGGGTGGACAATGCAAGATGGGACTCTATGGCCTGGAAATAATGTTCGTGACCATCCTGGAATGATTCAG GTGTTTCTTGGCCAAAGCGGAGGACATGACGCAGACGGCAATGAATTACCACGCCTGGTGTATGTTTCTAGAGAAAAGAGACCTGGGTTTAACCACCACAAAAAGGCTGGAGCAATGAATGCTCTA GTCAGAGTCTCTGCTGTGCTCACAAATGCTCCTTATCTATTGAACTTGGATTGTGATCACTATATCAATAACAGTAAAGCTCTTAGAGAGGCTATGTGTTTCATGATGGATCCATTACTAGGAAAAAGAGTGTGCTATGTTCAATTCCCCCAAAGGTTTGATGGTATCGACAGGCATGATCGATATGCCAACCGAAATACAGTATTCTTTGAT ATTAACATGAAAGGTTTGGATGGGATCCAAGGACCCATTTATGTTGGGACCGGTTGTGTCTTCAGAAGGCAGGCTTTCTATGGTTATGACgctccaaaaacaaaaaagccacCAACCAGGACATGCAATTGCTGGCCAAAATGGTGTTGTTGTGGATGCTGTTGTTCTGgcaagaggaagaagaagaagagcaacAACAAACCTAAGAACGATATGAAGAATATAAATTCCAAGAAGGGAGATCTCCCTGTGTGTGCTTTTGAGGGTATTGAAGAGGGCATTGAAG GGACTGAAGGTGAAAATTTAGGTCTGATGCCTAAGCATAAGTTGGAAAAAAAGTTTGGGCAGTCCCCTGTGTTTGTTGCGTCCACCCTGCTGGACGATGGTGGGACTCTGAAAAGTGCTAGTCCAGCCTCTCTGCTTAAAGAAGCCATCCATGTTATCAGTTGTGGGTATGAAGATAAAACAGAATGGGGAAAAGAG GACCTACTTTACTTAATTCTTCAAGTGTGTTCTTCCAATCCAGGTTGGCTGGATCTATGGTTCAGTGACAGAGGATATCTTGACAGGGTTTAA